The Vanessa atalanta chromosome 2, ilVanAtal1.2, whole genome shotgun sequence genome has a segment encoding these proteins:
- the LOC125068968 gene encoding nuclear hormone receptor FTZ-F1 beta: MNTAMSSEEAVKVEGGHVSVTTISMSGPETSNGQFSYSSSGVRISVSSEPHDEDSTDAEISKIDFTQHQYEVNMRNKKKRSSSGQCEQNAEQERPMSWEGELSDSEMVIDTSVNNDENSSSLDLQSSRDSIDTLRNVTIKTEILREDPLKLEAFQSLDDQRVLDLKYTVPLQSHQRSLSMNRISVLTDNATLSLARRPSSPTSSAKSTMSDQYDTQLMQNPVVEVQNLTIKKETQLSELKCEPSVGMDKLLGLHGSPLLGRLPRVQSSASTDSAVHSMYTHSVYSSPSASPRPSRHYTPSLSRNNSDASHSSCYSYSSEFSPTHSPVQGRHPHVVYREATVFPASPAHDEDTDTTDERLHHHQGISRQQLINSPCPICGDKISGFHYGIFSCESCKGFFKRTVQNRKNYMCLRGGNCPVTVATRKKCPACRFDKCLGCGMKLEAIREDRTRGGRSTYQCSYTLSGAASTGSLLSAHAPTTLRHASSLTCVNGPGSYTSRGESSNSRLTPDIPPLLQEIMDVEHLWQYNESELSRMSKSTGSPSANPLLAASGITAQNSSADFLADLCNIADHRLYKIVKWCKSLPLFKNISIDDQICLLINSWCELLVLSCCYRGVSTPGEVRVGGGRGITLHQSAKYGLTPCIERMLSFTDHLRRLRVDRYEYVALKVIVLLTSDAPELREAEKVRASQEKALAALQAYTATHSPDTPAKFGELLLRIPELQRTCQFFMQVGKEMLNPANKGKDGEGPSFNLLMELLRGDH, encoded by the exons ATGAATACCGCGATGTCGAGCGAGGAGGCGGTGAAGGTGGAGGGGGGACATGTCTCCGTCACAACCATCAGCATGTCTGGTCCGGAAACTAGCAACG GTCAGTTCTCCTACAGCTCGAGTGGAGTACGCATTAGCGTGTCTTCGGAACCTCATGATGAGGATTCTACTGATGCTGAAATCTCCAAAATCGATTTCACGCAACATCAATATGag GTGAACATGAGAAACAAAAAGAAGCGTTCGTCAAGTGGACAGTGTGAACAGAACGCAGAACAAGAACGTCCTATGTCTTGGGAAGGGGAACTCTCCGACTCTGAAATGGTTATCGACACCAGTGTCAACAATG atgaaAACAGCAGCTCCCTCGACTTACAATCCTCACGGGACTCCATCGACACTCTTCGAAACGTAACCATCAAGACTGAGATACTCAGAGAAGATCCTCTCAAATTAGAAGCCTTTCAGAGTTTGGACGATCAACGTGTTTTGGACCTTAAATACACAGTTCCCTTGCAATCGCACCAGCGGAGTCTCAGCATGAACAGG ATATCAGTACTAACGGACAATGCGACACTATCCCTCGCGAGACGACCGTCGTCGCCCACAAGCAGTGCTAAATCGACAATGTCTGACCAGTACGATACACAGCTCATGCAAAATCCCGTCGTAGAAGTCCAGAACTTGACGATCAAGAAAGAAACACAATTATCTG AACTAAAATGCGAACCATCAGTGGGTATGGACAAGTTACTAGGTCTCCACGGATCCCCGTTGCTAGGGAGGCTGCCTCGGGTCCAATCAAGTGCCAGTACGGATTCCGCCGTACATTCTATGTACACGCATAG tgtaTACAGTAGTCCTTCAGCTAGTCCTCGTCCCTCTCGTCACTATACGCCATCTCTTTCTCGCAACAACAGTGATGCATCACACTCATCGTGCTACTCATATAGTTCTGAGTTCTCACCTACTCATTCGCCAGTTCAG GGCCGACATCCTCACGTTGTATACCGCGAGGCTACTGTCTTCCCCGCTTCACCTGCCCATGACGAAGATACGGATACGACTGATGAACGCCTTCATCATCACCAGGGTATTAGCAGACAACAATTGATTAATAG TCCATGTCCAATCTGCGGTGATAAGATAAGCGGTTTCCATTACGGAATATTCTCTTGTGAGTCTTGCAAGGGATTCTTCAAACGGACTGTACAAAACCGGAAGAACTACATGTGTCTTCGCGGCGGTAACTGCCCCGTAACTGTCGCTACAAGAAAAAAGTGTCCAGCCTGCAGATTCGACAAGTGTTTGGGATGTGGAATGAAGCTTGAAG CGATCAGAGAAGACAGGACCCGCGGGGGCCGCTCCACGTACCAGTGCTCGTACACGCTGTCGGGCGCGGCGTCGACGGGCTCGCTGCTGTCCGCGCACGCGCCCACCACGCTGCGACACGCCTCCAGTCTCACTTGC GTAAATGGCCCAGGATCGTACACCAGTCGAGGAGAATCAAGCAACAGCCGACTCACGCCTGACATACCGCCATTATTACAA gAAATAATGGACGTGGAACATTTGTGGCAATACAACGAGTCGGAGCTCAGTAGGATGAGCAAGTCGACGGGCAGTCCGTCCGCCAACCCGCTCCTCGCAGCCAGCGGGATCACGGCGCAGAACTCCAGCGCAGACTTCCTCGCCGATCTGTGCAACATCGCGGACCACAGGCTCTACAAGATCGTCAAGTGGTGCAAGAGTTTaccgctttttaaaaatatttcg ATCGACGACCAGATCTGCCTGCTGATCAACAGCTGGTGCGAGCTGCTGGTGCTGTCGTGCTGCTACCGCGGCGTGAGCACGCCGGGCGAGGTGCGCGTGGGCGGCGGCCGCGGGATCACGCTGCACCAGAGCGCCAA ataTGGTTTGACACCATGCATTGAACGAATGCTGAGTTTTACGGATCACTTGAGAAGGTTACGAGTGGACCGATATGAATACGTCGCGCTCAAAGTTATTGTACTACTCACAtcag ACGCACCGGAATTGCGTGAAGCGGAAAAAGTGCGAGCGTCCCAAGAAAAAGCGCTCGCAGCGCTGCAAGCGTACACAGCGACGCATTCGCCCGATACGCCCGCTAAGTTTGGCGAATTGCTTCTTCGTATACCCGAGTTACAACGAACTTGCCAg